In Desulfobotulus pelophilus, the following proteins share a genomic window:
- a CDS encoding ribonuclease D: MDSTYTLIETREALQEVLPLLKAADRVGVDLEADSMFHFKEKVCLIQLAIDTGNFVLDPLSIGDLSCLGPVFANPGICKVFHGADYDVRSLFRDFGFTVENLWDTELATRFLGCRASGLNAVLKERFGVCLDKKYQKKDWSQRPLSPEMIAYAAEDTRYLLALSRELESELAARGRLEWVAEECHLLQQVRAQEGEERPLFLRFKGAGRLDRRSLAVLESFLEFRMEIAEKKDKPLFKVLGGEPLLRLAQLRPRTMEAMRDTNSLSPRQLSMFGSSLLDCIHGAMAIPDASLPVYPRSKALRIKPQVALRIKVMKEWRDRLAEELSLDPALLCNKSLLTKLAQCRPTSMEELSKIGDMRKWQRELLGEGLLRVLEEPGLF; this comes from the coding sequence TATTGAAACCCGGGAGGCACTGCAGGAAGTGCTCCCCCTGCTAAAGGCAGCCGATCGTGTCGGTGTGGATCTGGAAGCCGACTCCATGTTTCATTTCAAGGAGAAGGTCTGTCTCATTCAGCTGGCGATTGACACTGGGAATTTTGTGCTGGATCCTTTATCCATAGGGGATCTTTCATGTCTGGGACCTGTTTTTGCCAATCCGGGAATCTGCAAGGTGTTCCATGGCGCAGATTATGATGTCCGTTCTCTTTTTCGGGATTTTGGTTTCACTGTAGAAAATCTTTGGGATACGGAACTGGCTACGCGTTTTCTGGGTTGCCGGGCTTCGGGCCTGAATGCTGTGCTGAAGGAACGTTTTGGCGTTTGTCTTGATAAAAAATATCAGAAAAAAGACTGGTCCCAGCGCCCTTTGAGTCCAGAAATGATAGCCTATGCCGCAGAGGATACCCGGTATCTTCTTGCTCTTTCCAGAGAGCTGGAATCTGAGCTGGCAGCAAGGGGGCGTTTGGAGTGGGTTGCGGAAGAGTGCCATCTCCTGCAGCAGGTAAGGGCGCAGGAGGGTGAAGAAAGACCGTTGTTTCTTCGGTTCAAGGGGGCTGGGCGTCTCGATAGACGGAGCCTTGCGGTTCTGGAGTCTTTTCTGGAGTTTCGCATGGAGATTGCTGAAAAAAAAGACAAGCCCCTGTTTAAGGTTCTGGGCGGAGAACCATTGCTGCGTCTGGCTCAGCTGCGCCCCCGTACCATGGAAGCCATGAGAGATACGAATTCCTTAAGCCCCAGACAGCTTTCCATGTTCGGTAGCAGCCTGCTGGACTGCATCCATGGAGCGATGGCCATACCAGACGCATCCCTTCCCGTGTATCCCAGATCAAAAGCCTTACGGATTAAACCTCAGGTAGCCCTTCGGATTAAGGTCATGAAGGAATGGCGGGACCGTCTTGCTGAAGAGCTGAGCCTGGATCCGGCGCTTTTGTGCAACAAGTCCCTGCTGACCAAGCTGGCTCAGTGCAGGCCGACTTCCATGGAGGAACTTTCAAAAATAGGCGATATGAGAAAGTGGCAGCGAGAGCTGCTCGGGGAGGGCCTGCTGAGGGTGCTCGAGGAGCCTGGCCTTTTTTAA
- a CDS encoding HD domain-containing phosphohydrolase, giving the protein MRFHVPESSETSPMGFAPENHTEPSDSEGLPWEILIADDDPEVHRVTRLVLADFRFENRPLAIHSVYSGSETVAFVSNNSNTSVLLLDAVMEDDMAGLVAANRIRKELGNRNLRIILRTGQSGKTPENMAVDSYEINDYREKSDLSARKLHSVLTTALRNFRELTAIQTERDALHHILKATSPLSGHRAPSGFAHSVTDQLLHLLCPKKSGPRALRIRFSAMAPSGMSICKARRQMGDCPSVPALPLMARSATGKTIRIDIQSLPAPSEKEITMLRIFTVHIADVLDTLLEHQPDITDADSFSQLLSHAIAHTGPKENTGHLHRVGAFCHFLALRAGLGKDAAEELRRASPLHDIGKLAIPQKILNKNGPLTEEERAIVRTHPDIGFELLHTGGKPELHTAAIAAREHHERWDGNGYPLGLSGKDIHIAGRITAIADVFDALIHDRSYKKAWPLHHAVRFLKQKAGTLFDPHLVPCFTEDMASLTRIHSQWPNF; this is encoded by the coding sequence ATGCGTTTCCACGTTCCTGAATCTTCTGAAACCAGCCCCATGGGCTTTGCACCTGAAAACCATACGGAGCCTTCAGACTCCGAAGGCCTGCCATGGGAAATTCTCATTGCCGATGATGACCCGGAGGTGCACAGGGTCACCCGCCTTGTTCTTGCGGACTTTCGGTTCGAAAACCGTCCCCTTGCCATCCACAGCGTTTATTCGGGATCTGAGACCGTTGCTTTTGTATCCAATAACAGCAACACATCTGTTCTGCTGCTGGATGCGGTAATGGAAGACGACATGGCCGGCCTTGTCGCTGCGAATCGCATACGGAAAGAGCTCGGTAACCGGAACCTGCGCATTATCCTTCGAACCGGTCAATCTGGCAAAACACCGGAAAATATGGCCGTTGATTCCTATGAGATCAACGATTACAGAGAAAAATCCGATCTCAGTGCACGGAAACTGCATAGCGTCCTGACAACGGCCCTGAGAAACTTCCGGGAACTTACCGCCATCCAGACAGAAAGGGACGCCCTACATCACATCCTCAAGGCCACCTCTCCCCTTTCCGGCCACAGAGCGCCATCGGGTTTTGCCCATAGCGTTACAGATCAGCTGCTTCACCTCCTCTGCCCAAAAAAATCAGGACCAAGAGCCCTCCGCATCCGGTTTTCCGCTATGGCCCCCTCCGGCATGAGCATCTGCAAGGCCCGCAGACAAATGGGAGACTGCCCATCCGTCCCCGCACTCCCCCTCATGGCCAGGTCTGCCACGGGAAAAACCATCCGCATTGACATACAGTCTCTGCCTGCACCGAGTGAAAAAGAGATTACCATGCTCCGTATCTTTACGGTTCACATCGCCGATGTGCTGGATACGCTCCTTGAACACCAGCCTGACATCACAGATGCGGACTCCTTCTCCCAGCTCCTCAGCCATGCCATTGCCCATACCGGTCCGAAGGAAAATACCGGCCATCTCCACAGAGTAGGTGCTTTCTGCCATTTTCTTGCCTTGCGGGCCGGACTTGGCAAGGATGCCGCGGAAGAACTCCGGCGGGCATCCCCCCTCCATGACATCGGCAAGCTGGCCATCCCTCAAAAAATTCTCAATAAAAACGGACCCCTGACAGAGGAGGAAAGGGCTATCGTCCGCACTCACCCCGACATCGGTTTCGAGCTCCTGCATACCGGAGGGAAACCGGAACTCCACACCGCTGCCATTGCCGCACGGGAGCACCATGAGCGCTGGGACGGAAACGGATATCCCCTTGGGCTCAGCGGCAAGGATATCCACATTGCAGGCAGAATAACCGCCATTGCCGATGTTTTTGATGCGCTGATCCATGATCGCAGCTACAAAAAAGCATGGCCCTTACACCATGCTGTCCGCTTCCTCAAACAAAAGGCAGGAACCCTTTTCGACCCGCATCTTGTCCCCTGTTTTACGGAAGACATGGCCTCTCTGACCCGGATCCATTCCCAATGGCCCAATTTCTGA
- a CDS encoding ArsA family ATPase, producing MRILLFTGKGGAGKTTTAAATALQAARSGRKTLVMSTDPAHSLADVLNLPLGPEPVEVEKNLWAQELDIYYSMRKHWGSLRRLMLDLFRWQGVDRKVAEELAAIPGMEEGSAFLWIEEYVRENRFDLIVIDSAPTGETLTLLSLPQVTQWWTTQMFPFPKMALRGMGRLMGGMMPMAAGLEELSTLLEKMERVQKILADPEITSTRIMVNPERMVIAEARRAYTYLQLYGYHVDAVITNRILPEGETTGFFSAYVASQSRYLAEIEESFAPLPMLRIPHFGEEIVGLDLLEKTGKVLYGDRPGDDLLFREKPLGISEVDGGYVLTLRLPFLENGDVGVERSGDTVTLQVGSRRRHVFLPRFLAFYSIWETLHLPPELKIFFEKRPG from the coding sequence ATGCGTATTCTTTTATTCACGGGAAAAGGGGGCGCCGGTAAAACGACTACCGCAGCTGCAACGGCGCTTCAGGCGGCGCGTTCGGGTAGAAAGACGCTGGTGATGTCAACGGATCCTGCCCATTCTCTGGCCGATGTTCTGAATCTTCCCCTCGGCCCCGAACCTGTGGAAGTGGAGAAAAATCTGTGGGCACAGGAGCTGGATATTTATTATTCCATGCGTAAACACTGGGGTTCCCTGCGTCGCCTGATGCTGGATCTTTTTCGCTGGCAGGGTGTGGACAGAAAGGTGGCTGAAGAGCTGGCAGCCATTCCCGGCATGGAGGAAGGATCGGCATTTTTATGGATCGAAGAATATGTCCGGGAGAATCGCTTTGATCTTATCGTCATTGATTCTGCACCCACAGGGGAAACTCTGACCCTGCTGTCTCTGCCTCAGGTGACCCAGTGGTGGACAACTCAGATGTTCCCTTTCCCGAAAATGGCACTGCGGGGCATGGGAAGGTTGATGGGCGGGATGATGCCCATGGCCGCAGGCCTGGAAGAGCTGAGCACTCTTCTGGAAAAAATGGAAAGGGTGCAGAAAATTCTTGCGGATCCTGAAATCACCAGCACGCGAATTATGGTAAACCCGGAGCGGATGGTGATTGCCGAAGCAAGGAGGGCTTACACCTATCTTCAGCTTTATGGTTATCATGTGGATGCTGTGATCACCAACAGAATTCTTCCCGAAGGGGAGACAACGGGATTTTTCTCCGCTTATGTAGCTTCGCAAAGCCGTTATCTGGCGGAAATAGAAGAAAGTTTTGCTCCTTTGCCCATGCTGCGTATTCCCCATTTCGGGGAAGAGATTGTTGGCCTTGATCTGTTGGAAAAAACGGGGAAGGTTCTGTACGGAGACAGGCCTGGAGATGATCTTCTATTTAGGGAAAAGCCTCTGGGTATTTCCGAAGTAGACGGAGGGTATGTGCTCACCCTGCGTCTACCCTTCCTTGAAAATGGAGATGTCGGGGTAGAACGTTCCGGAGATACGGTTACGCTGCAGGTGGGATCGCGACGGCGGCATGTCTTTTTGCCTCGTTTTCTTGCTTTTTATTCCATCTGGGAAACCTTGCATCTTCCTCCGGAGTTGAAAATTTTTTTTGAAAAGCGTCCAGGATAG
- a CDS encoding FadR/GntR family transcriptional regulator yields MGVYTYERVLARIREMMEGGELQQGQRLPPERHLAERFGVSRHAVRQALQSLGERGLVIRRQGSGTLLMADSAEILAREMACLLTGTGSRMDALLEFRLLLEPQIAAVAAGRISQEQLERVEELIRMQEEGSGDFRELDARFHGLLAEATGNVIIREVMTSLAVLFDEGRSPGWLHPAREAHSLAGHRVILATLKKGDREGARQAMEAHIQTIRESLVGKEDPYEKP; encoded by the coding sequence ATGGGTGTGTATACCTATGAACGTGTGCTGGCCCGTATCCGTGAAATGATGGAGGGGGGGGAGCTCCAGCAGGGACAGCGCCTCCCACCGGAGCGGCACCTTGCGGAACGCTTCGGTGTTTCCCGCCATGCGGTGCGACAGGCCCTGCAGTCACTGGGAGAACGGGGACTGGTGATCCGCCGTCAGGGGTCGGGGACGCTTCTGATGGCTGACAGTGCGGAGATACTGGCACGCGAGATGGCGTGTTTGCTGACGGGAACGGGATCGCGTATGGACGCCCTTCTTGAGTTCCGTCTTTTGCTGGAACCCCAGATTGCGGCAGTGGCTGCAGGAAGGATTTCCCAGGAACAACTGGAAAGGGTGGAAGAGCTTATTCGCATGCAGGAAGAAGGAAGCGGTGATTTCAGGGAGCTGGATGCCCGGTTCCACGGGCTTCTGGCGGAGGCAACCGGCAATGTGATTATCCGTGAGGTCATGACTTCTTTGGCTGTGCTTTTTGATGAAGGGCGAAGCCCCGGCTGGCTGCATCCCGCAAGGGAAGCCCATTCCCTTGCGGGACATCGGGTCATTCTTGCTACATTAAAGAAAGGGGACCGGGAAGGAGCCAGGCAGGCTATGGAAGCGCATATTCAGACTATCCGGGAGAGTCTGGTCGGGAAGGAAGATCCGTATGAAAAACCATGA
- a CDS encoding sulfite exporter TauE/SafE family protein, whose amino-acid sequence MLETFALYLLLGAIAGVLAGLLGIGGGLVVVPMLVFALPSQGVEMSILMQLALGTSMAAIIFTATSSLKAHHKRGAVRWDVVWRISPGIVLGTFLGALVASRMPTMALKIIFIVFLYYVALQMFLNKKPKASRTLPGITGMFGAGCTIGGMSSLVGIGGGTLSVPFMTWCNLPFHTVIGTSAAIGLPIALAGTAGYVVGGLGNELLPPLSLGFVYGPALIGIVGASVLTAPLGVRLAHSLPVNTLKRFFAALLILVATRMLVGLL is encoded by the coding sequence ATGCTTGAGACCTTTGCGTTGTATCTGCTGCTGGGGGCCATTGCCGGTGTTCTTGCCGGGCTTCTGGGAATTGGGGGCGGGCTTGTAGTGGTACCCATGCTGGTTTTTGCTCTGCCTTCTCAGGGGGTGGAAATGTCCATCCTCATGCAGCTGGCACTGGGCACCTCCATGGCTGCTATTATTTTTACGGCCACATCCAGCCTGAAGGCCCACCATAAGCGGGGTGCCGTTCGCTGGGATGTCGTGTGGCGTATAAGCCCGGGCATTGTACTGGGTACTTTTCTGGGGGCACTTGTGGCTTCGCGTATGCCCACTATGGCCTTGAAGATTATTTTTATCGTTTTTCTTTATTACGTTGCTTTACAGATGTTTCTTAACAAAAAGCCCAAAGCCAGCCGCACCCTTCCCGGGATAACGGGTATGTTCGGTGCCGGATGCACCATCGGCGGCATGTCCAGCCTGGTTGGCATTGGTGGAGGGACCCTTTCCGTTCCTTTCATGACCTGGTGCAATCTACCCTTTCATACGGTGATCGGTACCTCCGCAGCCATAGGGCTGCCCATTGCCCTTGCAGGAACCGCTGGATATGTGGTGGGTGGTCTGGGCAATGAGCTGCTGCCTCCCCTATCTCTGGGGTTTGTTTATGGACCGGCGCTGATCGGTATTGTGGGAGCCAGTGTGCTGACGGCTCCTCTGGGGGTCAGGCTGGCCCATAGTCTGCCGGTGAATACCTTGAAAAGATTTTTTGCAGCGCTGCTGATTCTTGTGGCAACCCGTATGCTGGTGGGACTTTTGTAG
- a CDS encoding response regulator has protein sequence MRRPEDCTLMVVDDTETNIDLLLDTLGPEYEVMVAIDGPTALEHAKTSLPDLILLDIMMPGMDGFEVCRRLKQDARTRNIPVIFITAMSEALDEHKGLALGAVDYITKPFNPPIVRMRIRNHLALKLAQEALSTQNATLEDRVRERTMELERTQDVTIQCMASLAETRDMETGEHIRRSQHYVRTLARHLRHHPRFRHQLDSTHYIDQLFKSAPLHDIGKVGVPDRILLKEGPLTKEEFQEMKRHTIYGHDALRQAEKGLSGQNSFLSVAAEIAHTHHERWDGSGYPRALRGDDIPISGRLMSIADIYDALISKRSYKEAFSHEKAVHIISQGDGRTLPHHFDPHVLQAFMKESETFRQIALRFQDGSHSLR, from the coding sequence ATGCGTAGACCCGAAGACTGCACCCTTATGGTAGTAGATGACACAGAGACCAACATCGACCTGCTTCTTGATACGCTGGGGCCGGAATACGAGGTTATGGTCGCCATTGACGGACCGACAGCACTGGAACATGCGAAAACCAGCCTTCCGGACCTGATTCTGCTGGATATCATGATGCCCGGAATGGACGGTTTTGAGGTCTGCCGACGCCTGAAACAGGATGCGAGAACCCGCAACATACCCGTCATCTTCATTACCGCCATGAGTGAAGCCCTGGATGAACACAAAGGACTGGCCCTCGGGGCCGTTGATTACATCACCAAACCCTTTAACCCGCCCATCGTTCGCATGCGTATCCGCAACCATCTTGCCCTCAAGCTGGCCCAGGAAGCTCTCTCAACGCAGAATGCCACACTGGAAGACCGTGTACGCGAACGTACCATGGAACTGGAACGCACCCAGGATGTCACCATCCAGTGCATGGCTTCTCTGGCAGAAACACGGGACATGGAAACAGGAGAGCATATCCGCCGGTCCCAGCACTATGTCCGGACCCTTGCCCGCCATCTTCGTCACCATCCCCGTTTCCGCCACCAGCTGGACAGCACACACTACATCGACCAGCTTTTTAAATCTGCCCCCCTCCATGATATCGGCAAGGTAGGCGTTCCGGATCGTATTCTTCTGAAGGAAGGACCTCTTACAAAAGAGGAGTTCCAGGAAATGAAACGCCATACAATTTATGGGCATGATGCCCTCCGTCAGGCTGAAAAAGGGCTTTCCGGTCAGAATTCCTTTCTCAGTGTAGCCGCTGAAATCGCCCATACCCATCATGAACGCTGGGATGGTTCCGGTTACCCCAGAGCCCTCCGGGGAGACGATATACCCATTTCCGGCCGCCTGATGTCCATTGCCGACATCTACGATGCCCTTATTTCCAAAAGAAGCTACAAGGAGGCCTTTTCCCATGAAAAGGCCGTACACATAATAAGTCAGGGGGACGGCCGCACCCTGCCCCATCATTTTGACCCTCACGTCCTCCAGGCATTTATGAAAGAATCTGAAACTTTCCGCCAGATAGCCCTGCGTTTTCAGGATGGCAGCCATAGCCTTCGATAG
- a CDS encoding hybrid sensor histidine kinase/response regulator: protein MPLPGFSRRSLSRDLISGLSLSLCLLFSILGTIYYIYLTHQSNKALQEQAQAISQEIAHVLSGPAWQLDNDLTTRIATAYLHTEHMAGLRVIFSPNTVVFAHMPDPNNPHTFRKTRTMEQIRDDGTLLSIGSVEVWFSREGIRDMQSTLIRMVCIIVLLSTALVILVIQLLMASLLQGPLDSLLRNIKAIAAGNFDSAIPPVPQEDINAIISEINTMATRIAAHTDQLKAEIRERKQAETALLISEKKYRSIFENALEGIFQITFSGRIININPSMARIFGYRHIDEMMHLVDNFENELFVDPEIPVAIRQQLESGRTIQNFETRLRRKDGRKIWGAIQARVEKNPETGLPFVEGMLEDISERKEAEAALKSANRLLESRVLERTAALQQANEKLKAAKEKAEKNAEVLNLFARELEVKNEELARAKDLADAATEAKSRFLANMSHEIRTPMNAIMGMTYLTLKTALSPKQKDYLEKIQTATDSLLRIINDILDFSKIEAGHMEMEAVAFRMDEILTRLANQTALKAHEKNLELIFITNPEIPSQCVGDPLRLGQILINLVSNAVKFTEKGQITLSVHPGEKTPEGIQLFFSVQDTGIGMTEQQQAELFRPFNQVDASMTRRYEGSGLGLSISKRLVEMMGGQISVTSEAGKGSTFSFDVWLAPCHSQPGRETSLAPVLRDLRVMIVEDNAASRQVLSEYTETLSMRPRSFADGEKALQHLQTEKTCYDLFFLDWKLPGMSGIDLARWIRENTLDPKPKLLLVTAFGKDLREKDRQLLDGVLFKPFTISDLMDSTLEALCIPQETHSQKDFSIENTLPRLDGVHILLAEDNELNRQLARELLTGAGARVTTAVNGREAMHKVLEYHFDMVLMDVQMPELDGYEATRQIRNTAGQEKLPIIAMTANAMVGDREAAILAGMNDHVPKPVNPAQLFATIIRWLPRHFQETTRASFPASGPPERQENLTLLPGIDTASGITRAGDNLELYMELLSRFREEYADISDSIRRNLEEGDLQQAQMTVHTLKGVSGNLGMDSVFTHAGSLDMLLRRPTEKETLLKTWLDFDAAMSATLEGLKGLTEPMPKEIHLLTGTSEELLDCLRRLQPEVANLKPKRCAPIMAELEKHNWPSPYAADVNRILRQVRTYQLKDALIQVQKLIRMLEDETHA from the coding sequence ATGCCCCTTCCCGGATTTTCCAGACGAAGCCTTTCCAGAGACCTTATTTCAGGGCTTTCCCTTTCCCTTTGTCTGTTGTTTTCCATTCTGGGAACCATCTACTACATCTACCTTACCCATCAATCCAATAAAGCCCTGCAGGAACAGGCCCAAGCCATCAGCCAGGAAATTGCCCACGTTCTGTCCGGCCCGGCATGGCAGCTGGATAACGACCTCACCACACGCATAGCCACCGCCTACCTGCACACCGAACATATGGCAGGCCTGCGGGTTATCTTCAGCCCGAATACCGTTGTCTTTGCCCATATGCCTGACCCCAACAACCCCCACACCTTCCGCAAGACCCGCACCATGGAACAGATCCGGGATGACGGCACCCTCCTTTCCATCGGATCGGTTGAAGTCTGGTTTTCCAGAGAAGGCATCCGTGATATGCAGAGCACCCTTATCCGTATGGTCTGCATCATTGTCCTTCTTTCCACAGCACTGGTTATCCTGGTCATCCAGCTTCTCATGGCTTCCCTGCTGCAAGGTCCCCTGGACTCCCTGCTGCGCAATATCAAAGCCATTGCCGCAGGAAATTTTGACAGCGCCATTCCCCCTGTCCCCCAGGAAGATATCAACGCCATTATTTCTGAAATCAACACCATGGCCACCCGCATTGCTGCCCATACGGATCAGCTCAAGGCAGAGATACGGGAACGGAAGCAGGCGGAAACAGCCCTTCTTATTTCCGAAAAAAAATACAGATCCATTTTTGAGAATGCCCTGGAAGGGATTTTTCAGATTACATTCTCCGGACGTATCATCAACATCAATCCCTCCATGGCCCGGATCTTCGGATATCGGCATATTGATGAAATGATGCACCTTGTGGATAACTTTGAAAATGAGCTTTTTGTGGACCCAGAAATACCGGTTGCCATTCGTCAGCAGCTTGAATCCGGCAGGACCATTCAAAACTTTGAAACCCGATTGAGAAGAAAAGACGGCAGGAAAATATGGGGGGCCATACAGGCCCGTGTGGAAAAAAACCCGGAAACAGGGCTGCCTTTTGTGGAGGGCATGCTGGAGGACATCTCGGAACGCAAAGAAGCGGAAGCGGCTCTGAAAAGTGCCAACCGTCTGTTGGAAAGCCGGGTTCTGGAGCGCACAGCCGCCCTTCAGCAGGCCAACGAAAAACTCAAAGCAGCTAAAGAAAAAGCAGAAAAAAATGCAGAAGTTCTGAACCTTTTTGCCCGTGAGCTGGAAGTTAAAAACGAGGAACTTGCCCGTGCCAAAGACCTGGCTGATGCGGCAACGGAAGCGAAAAGCCGTTTTCTTGCCAACATGAGTCACGAAATCAGAACACCCATGAACGCCATCATGGGCATGACCTACCTTACCCTCAAGACGGCCCTTTCTCCAAAGCAGAAGGATTATCTTGAAAAAATCCAAACCGCCACGGACTCTCTGCTCCGCATTATCAACGACATCCTGGATTTTTCCAAAATTGAAGCCGGCCATATGGAAATGGAGGCTGTTGCTTTCCGTATGGACGAAATTCTTACCCGCCTTGCCAACCAGACAGCATTAAAGGCCCATGAAAAAAATCTTGAACTTATTTTCATCACAAATCCGGAAATACCATCACAATGCGTAGGTGATCCCCTGCGCCTCGGTCAGATTCTCATCAACCTTGTCAGCAACGCCGTTAAATTTACGGAAAAAGGCCAGATTACCCTCTCTGTCCACCCCGGAGAAAAGACACCAGAGGGCATACAGCTGTTTTTTTCCGTGCAGGACACAGGCATCGGAATGACCGAGCAGCAGCAGGCTGAACTGTTCCGGCCTTTCAATCAGGTGGATGCCTCCATGACCCGCCGTTACGAGGGCTCCGGACTGGGCTTGAGTATCTCCAAACGCCTTGTGGAAATGATGGGCGGTCAGATTTCCGTAACGAGCGAGGCTGGAAAAGGCAGCACCTTTTCCTTTGACGTATGGCTGGCTCCATGTCACAGCCAGCCGGGAAGAGAAACAAGCCTTGCGCCCGTTCTTCGGGATCTGCGGGTAATGATTGTGGAGGACAACGCAGCCAGCCGCCAGGTTCTGTCAGAATATACGGAAACCCTTTCCATGCGGCCCCGATCCTTTGCCGACGGTGAAAAAGCCCTCCAGCACCTGCAGACAGAAAAGACATGCTATGATCTCTTTTTTCTGGACTGGAAACTCCCCGGCATGAGCGGTATTGATCTTGCCCGTTGGATACGGGAAAATACCCTTGACCCCAAACCAAAACTCCTTCTCGTCACAGCTTTCGGCAAAGATCTGCGGGAAAAAGACAGACAACTCCTTGACGGAGTTCTGTTCAAGCCCTTTACCATTTCCGATCTCATGGACAGCACGCTGGAAGCCCTCTGCATCCCTCAGGAAACCCATTCTCAAAAGGATTTTTCCATAGAAAATACCCTGCCCCGGCTGGATGGTGTTCATATCCTGCTTGCAGAAGACAACGAACTCAACCGGCAGCTGGCAAGAGAATTGCTAACCGGCGCCGGTGCCAGAGTCACAACGGCGGTCAACGGGCGGGAGGCCATGCACAAAGTGCTGGAATATCATTTTGACATGGTTCTCATGGATGTCCAGATGCCTGAGCTCGACGGATACGAGGCAACCCGTCAGATTCGCAACACAGCCGGGCAGGAAAAACTCCCCATTATTGCCATGACTGCCAATGCCATGGTAGGGGACCGTGAAGCGGCCATACTGGCCGGCATGAACGATCATGTTCCCAAGCCCGTTAACCCTGCCCAGCTCTTTGCCACCATCATCCGCTGGCTTCCCCGTCATTTTCAGGAAACCACCCGAGCCTCCTTCCCTGCCAGCGGTCCGCCGGAAAGACAGGAAAATCTGACTCTGCTCCCTGGCATTGATACCGCATCGGGCATCACCCGCGCTGGCGACAACCTCGAACTTTACATGGAACTGCTTTCCAGATTCAGGGAAGAATACGCCGATATTTCTGACAGCATACGAAGAAACCTTGAAGAAGGGGATCTGCAGCAGGCGCAGATGACCGTACACACCCTCAAGGGGGTTTCCGGTAATCTTGGAATGGATTCCGTTTTTACCCATGCAGGCAGTCTCGATATGCTGCTTCGCAGACCTACGGAAAAAGAAACGCTTCTAAAAACATGGCTGGACTTTGATGCGGCAATGTCAGCCACCCTTGAAGGACTCAAGGGTCTTACGGAGCCTATGCCGAAAGAGATCCATCTTCTCACCGGAACCAGTGAGGAACTCCTGGATTGCCTCAGACGACTGCAACCGGAAGTTGCCAACCTGAAACCCAAGCGCTGTGCCCCCATCATGGCAGAGCTGGAAAAACACAACTGGCCATCTCCCTATGCAGCGGATGTGAACCGCATATTGCGTCAGGTCAGAACCTATCAGCTTAAGGATGCACTCATCCAAGTACAAAAACTGATCCGGATGCTGGAGGATGAAACCCATGCGTAG